From Nocardia sp. XZ_19_385, the proteins below share one genomic window:
- a CDS encoding DNA polymerase III subunit gamma and tau — MALYRKYRPATFAEVVGQEHVTDPISTALDTGRISHAYLFSGPRGCGKTSSARILARSLNCVEGPTSTPCGVCSSCVALGPGGPGNLDVIELDAASHGGVDDTRELRDRAFYAPAESRYRVFIVDEAHMVTTAGFNALLKIVEEPPAHLIFIFATTEPDKVLPTIRSRTHHYPFRLLPPATMRGLLGKICDQESVEVEEAVYPLVIRAGGGSPRDSLSVLDQLLAGAGPEGVTYNRAVSLLGVTDVALIDDAVEALAADDGAALFGTVDRVMEAGHDPRRFAVDLLERFRDLILMRAVPDAVERNLVTGPGDVLERMGDQAQRIGAATLARYAELLHEGLGEMRGATAPRLLLEIVCARMLLPSVSDAESATLQRLERLERGGVPTGATAPAAPNSAPGARPESAPARPAAADPGRRRGAEALAALRAKQEGPPPGDPTSSAEPSASQTSAPTQHAAGATQQASAPASSEPAPQVSAQLTQAQQVSAQPTQAPQAQQPSAPPSHAPAPVPQPHAQAPASSQAHGQTPHASGPASQAPASASQAQGQTAQTAGPAPQPPAPTSQAHGQPTQAQAPAPQASGRAPASQAAAPASGSAPQASVAADASAVSARAAETPVVAPPNSTDSAGGAVSNSVESAQDRPEGVDPRGPVADVPRPDSGYEPAAASAREAKRVAVASPSSTVESEAAQVNSVVQPQATGDSAAVREAAPESAPAPAASPAAAAVPGSDELLRSVEAAWADIRAKVREFGAAVQALLSGASVARIEGDVIVFAHQHAPLAKRLSEPRNIEAVRSAVRAVLGRDHDIRWEAGAAVARPQAAQVVAKAARAAAQPGQAARGAGTAGGAAAPPRFSRPSQAKNAQAGGPPGQRSGPEPKSFPGDDDIPPPDFPDLPDDPGPFDSPPAELGGESIQNAVPRDLTPEEEQELLAEAAKPVAPEDRRDPDEVALELLRSELGATRIDG, encoded by the coding sequence GTGGCTCTGTACCGGAAGTACCGACCGGCAACGTTCGCTGAGGTAGTGGGTCAGGAGCACGTCACCGACCCGATCAGCACCGCTCTGGACACTGGGCGGATCAGTCATGCCTATCTGTTCTCCGGTCCACGCGGCTGCGGCAAGACCTCCTCGGCGCGCATCCTCGCGCGCTCGCTGAACTGTGTGGAGGGCCCGACTTCCACCCCGTGCGGCGTCTGCTCCTCATGTGTGGCGCTGGGTCCCGGCGGCCCGGGCAACCTCGACGTCATCGAGCTCGACGCGGCCAGCCACGGCGGCGTCGACGACACCCGCGAGCTGCGCGACCGCGCCTTCTACGCGCCCGCCGAATCCCGCTACCGCGTCTTCATCGTGGACGAGGCGCACATGGTCACCACCGCGGGCTTCAACGCGCTGCTCAAGATCGTCGAGGAGCCGCCCGCGCACCTGATCTTCATCTTCGCCACCACCGAGCCGGACAAGGTGCTGCCCACCATCCGCTCGCGCACCCACCACTACCCGTTCCGCCTGCTGCCCCCGGCCACCATGCGCGGCCTGCTCGGCAAGATCTGCGACCAGGAGAGCGTCGAGGTCGAAGAAGCCGTGTACCCGTTGGTGATTCGCGCGGGCGGCGGCTCGCCGCGCGACAGCCTCAGCGTGCTCGACCAGCTGCTGGCCGGCGCCGGACCCGAGGGCGTCACCTACAACCGCGCGGTGTCCCTGCTCGGCGTCACCGACGTCGCCCTGATCGACGACGCCGTCGAAGCCCTGGCGGCCGACGACGGCGCGGCCCTGTTCGGCACCGTCGACCGAGTCATGGAAGCCGGGCACGACCCCCGCCGCTTCGCCGTCGACCTGCTGGAACGCTTCCGCGACCTGATCCTCATGCGCGCCGTCCCCGACGCCGTCGAGCGCAACCTGGTCACCGGCCCCGGCGACGTACTGGAGCGGATGGGCGATCAGGCCCAGCGCATCGGCGCGGCCACCCTGGCCCGCTACGCCGAACTGCTGCACGAGGGCCTCGGTGAAATGCGCGGCGCCACCGCCCCGCGCCTGCTCCTCGAAATCGTCTGCGCCCGAATGCTGTTGCCCTCGGTCTCCGACGCCGAGTCGGCCACCTTGCAGCGCCTGGAACGTCTCGAACGCGGCGGCGTCCCCACCGGCGCCACCGCCCCGGCTGCGCCGAATTCGGCCCCCGGCGCCCGGCCCGAATCCGCCCCGGCCCGCCCCGCCGCCGCCGACCCCGGCCGCAGGCGCGGCGCCGAAGCGCTGGCCGCCCTGCGCGCCAAGCAGGAGGGACCACCTCCGGGCGACCCCACCTCCAGCGCTGAACCGTCGGCCTCCCAGACCTCCGCTCCGACCCAGCACGCCGCCGGGGCGACCCAGCAGGCCTCCGCTCCCGCGTCCTCAGAACCGGCCCCACAGGTTTCGGCCCAGCTGACCCAGGCGCAGCAGGTTTCGGCTCAGCCGACCCAGGCTCCGCAGGCCCAGCAGCCTTCGGCTCCGCCCTCGCACGCTCCAGCCCCGGTTCCACAGCCCCATGCCCAGGCTCCAGCCTCTTCGCAGGCCCATGGCCAGACGCCCCACGCCTCAGGCCCCGCTTCGCAGGCTCCGGCCTCGGCTTCGCAGGCCCAAGGTCAGACGGCCCAGACCGCAGGCCCGGCTCCGCAGCCTCCCGCCCCGACTTCACAGGCCCATGGCCAGCCAACCCAGGCGCAGGCCCCGGCTCCGCAAGCGTCGGGTCGGGCTCCTGCCTCTCAGGCGGCTGCTCCTGCCTCGGGTTCCGCTCCGCAGGCTTCCGTCGCTGCTGACGCGTCGGCTGTTTCCGCCCGCGCAGCTGAGACGCCCGTGGTCGCCCCGCCGAACTCGACCGATTCGGCTGGCGGTGCGGTTTCGAACAGCGTCGAGTCAGCGCAGGACCGGCCGGAGGGTGTGGATCCGCGGGGGCCGGTGGCCGACGTGCCGCGTCCCGACTCGGGCTACGAACCGGCCGCGGCCTCCGCTCGGGAGGCGAAGCGAGTTGCCGTGGCATCTCCGTCATCCACGGTGGAATCTGAAGCGGCACAGGTGAACTCGGTGGTGCAGCCGCAAGCGACCGGTGATTCGGCCGCGGTGCGCGAGGCCGCGCCGGAGTCGGCTCCCGCGCCGGCGGCGAGCCCGGCGGCTGCTGCGGTCCCGGGGTCGGACGAGCTGTTGCGTTCTGTGGAAGCCGCCTGGGCGGATATCCGGGCGAAGGTTCGTGAGTTCGGCGCTGCGGTGCAGGCGTTGCTGTCCGGTGCCTCGGTGGCTCGGATCGAAGGTGATGTCATCGTCTTCGCGCATCAGCACGCGCCGTTGGCGAAGCGGCTGTCGGAGCCGCGCAATATCGAGGCGGTCCGGTCGGCGGTGCGTGCCGTGCTCGGGCGGGATCACGACATCCGCTGGGAGGCGGGCGCCGCGGTGGCGCGTCCGCAGGCGGCGCAGGTCGTGGCCAAGGCCGCGCGGGCCGCCGCTCAGCCCGGTCAGGCGGCGCGGGGTGCGGGGACTGCCGGCGGTGCGGCGGCCCCGCCCCGGTTTTCCCGGCCTAGCCAGGCCAAGAACGCGCAGGCGGGCGGCCCGCCGGGGCAGCGGTCGGGGCCGGAGCCCAAGTCGTTCCCGGGTGACGACGACATCCCGCCACCGGACTTCCCGGATCTACCGGACGACCCGGGCCCTTTTGATTCCCCGCCCGCCGAGCTGGGCGGGGAATCGATCCAGAACGCGGTGCCCCGCGACCTGACGCCGGAGGAGGAGCAGGAGTTGCTCGCCGAAGCCGCCAAGCCGGTCGCCCCGGAAGATCGGCGCGACCCGGACGAGGTCGCCCTGGAATTGCTCCGCTCCGAATTGGGTGCCACGCGCATCGACGGCTGA
- a CDS encoding DUF2207 family protein: MLTFRGLRAGALLLTGLGLIATAPLAHSQPAAPGATIVADLTLTRDGVLRVEETITVPDGGDFTMSLPLRLQLKDDVVRTFEVSDITTTGAGTTKIANGQFTIDADPGESKFSYTIHNMVTDEPGTQELRWLGVVNNDIASISVAMISPSFEIGIVDCKLGPPGGTRPCADVKVEFDGTLYLEQTDLRKGDAIDLTVQLPPGTVATAAGDTNPFAVTKPVLLALGVLLLALAGLAAFAARARRENAAATAGSDAIDPLGRHGDQVQFTSPGGLLPGEAGLVVDEHADPIDIAATVVDLAVRRYIWITPIGADSNDWQISRVNTPDDQLRDYEKAVYTALLPEGTESVQVSELRAPGRVPAAAIRKAIIADAVDRDAIVDRTSPGPATWLGGALILAGAVVTLALALTAGHALVGVAILLAGVAVVLLPRYLPARTALGRELAGQVRALQRGLDAIRAEHIPPADQETVFSRALPFAVVAGRADSWVRTFRDLNPAADSQPGIYWFGGFDHDRDLLRFAGHFPYFITAMEALFGKQGS; this comes from the coding sequence ATGCTGACATTTCGGGGGCTCCGAGCCGGGGCGCTACTGCTCACCGGCCTGGGGTTGATCGCGACCGCGCCCCTGGCGCACAGCCAGCCCGCGGCACCGGGTGCGACGATCGTGGCCGACCTGACCCTCACCCGCGATGGGGTGCTGCGCGTCGAGGAAACGATCACGGTCCCGGACGGCGGTGATTTCACCATGTCACTGCCCCTGCGCCTGCAGTTGAAGGACGACGTGGTGCGCACCTTCGAGGTCTCCGACATCACCACGACCGGCGCCGGCACCACCAAGATCGCGAACGGTCAATTCACGATCGACGCCGACCCGGGCGAGTCGAAGTTCAGCTACACGATTCACAACATGGTCACCGACGAGCCGGGCACCCAGGAGCTGCGCTGGCTCGGCGTGGTGAACAACGACATCGCCTCGATCAGTGTCGCGATGATCAGTCCCAGCTTCGAAATAGGCATCGTGGACTGCAAACTCGGCCCGCCCGGCGGCACCCGGCCGTGCGCGGACGTCAAAGTCGAGTTCGACGGCACGCTGTATCTGGAGCAGACCGACCTGCGCAAGGGCGACGCCATCGACCTCACGGTGCAGTTGCCGCCCGGCACCGTCGCGACCGCGGCCGGCGATACGAACCCCTTCGCCGTCACCAAGCCGGTCCTGCTCGCGCTGGGTGTGCTGCTGCTCGCGCTGGCCGGACTCGCCGCGTTCGCCGCCCGCGCCCGGCGCGAAAACGCTGCCGCCACAGCGGGTTCCGACGCCATCGATCCGCTCGGGCGGCACGGCGACCAAGTGCAGTTCACCTCCCCTGGCGGTCTGCTGCCCGGCGAGGCAGGCCTGGTCGTCGACGAGCACGCCGACCCGATCGATATCGCCGCCACCGTGGTCGATCTCGCGGTCCGCCGCTACATCTGGATCACGCCGATCGGCGCCGACTCCAACGATTGGCAGATCAGCCGGGTGAACACCCCCGACGATCAGCTGCGCGATTACGAAAAGGCCGTCTACACCGCGCTTTTGCCGGAGGGTACGGAATCGGTGCAGGTCAGCGAGCTGCGCGCGCCGGGCCGGGTGCCGGCCGCCGCGATCCGCAAGGCCATCATCGCCGACGCGGTGGACCGCGACGCGATCGTCGATCGCACCAGTCCCGGCCCGGCCACCTGGCTCGGTGGCGCGCTGATCCTCGCGGGCGCGGTGGTCACCCTCGCCCTCGCCCTCACCGCCGGGCACGCCTTGGTGGGTGTGGCGATCCTGCTCGCCGGCGTCGCCGTCGTGCTGCTGCCCAGGTACCTGCCCGCGCGCACCGCGCTCGGCCGGGAACTCGCCGGACAGGTTCGGGCACTGCAGCGCGGGCTGGATGCCATTCGCGCCGAACACATCCCGCCCGCCGATCAGGAGACGGTGTTCTCGCGGGCGCTGCCCTTCGCCGTGGTCGCCGGTCGCGCCGACAGCTGGGTCCGCACCTTCCGCGACCTCAACCCGGCCGCCGACTCGCAGCCCGGCATCTACTGGTTCGGCGGCTTCGATCACGATCGCGATCTGCTTCGTTTCGCGGGCCACTTCCCCTACTTCATCACCGCCATGGAAGCCCTGTTCGGCAAACAGGGCAGCTGA
- a CDS encoding 3-hydroxyacyl-CoA dehydrogenase NAD-binding domain-containing protein: MTENNMIGWEQDSDGIVVLTMDDPNQGANTMNELYKNSMTATVERLEAEKDSITGVVLTSAKKTFFAGGDLKNMMKVGPEDGQGLMDELANIKGALRRLEQLGKPVVAAINGAALGGGLEICLATHYRIAADVRGLKIGLPEVKLGLLPAGGGVTRTVRMFGLQNALMQILLQGNEFNATKAKEVGLVNEVVGSIEELVPAAKAWIKANPDKGVQPWDVKGYKIPGGTPSTPAFAANLPAFPANLRKQLKGANMPAPRAIMSAAVEGAQVDFDNASLIESRYFVGLLTGPVAKNMIQAFFFDLQSINNGGSRPNDVPKKDIKKIGVLGAGMMGAGIAYVSAKAGYQVVLKDVTIEAAERGKNYSEKIEAKALSRGKTTEEKSKALLDLITPAADPEAFAGVDFVIEAVFENTELKHKVFQEIEDIVDADALLGSNTSTLPITGLAAGVKRQEDFIGIHFFSPVDKMPLVEIIRGEKTSDEALARVFDYTLAIKKTPIVVNDSRGFFTSRVIGTFVNEAIAMLTEGIDPSTIEQAGLQAGYPAAPLQLSDELNMKLMLKIAKETEEAIAKGDATMGRKRHPAIDVIEYLVNEGRPGRLEKAGFYEYDEAGKRTGLWPGLREHFKTVAGFGVPIQDLIDRMLFIEAIETQKCFDEGVLTTTADANIGSIFGIGYPAWTGGVHQFIVGYPGGQEGFVARADELAAKYGERFQVPASLRK, encoded by the coding sequence GTGACCGAAAACAACATGATCGGTTGGGAGCAGGATTCGGACGGCATCGTCGTTTTGACGATGGACGACCCGAACCAGGGCGCCAACACGATGAACGAGCTCTACAAGAACTCGATGACCGCCACGGTCGAGCGCCTCGAGGCCGAGAAGGACAGCATCACCGGTGTCGTCCTGACCTCCGCGAAGAAGACCTTCTTCGCCGGCGGCGACCTCAAGAACATGATGAAGGTCGGCCCGGAAGACGGCCAGGGCCTGATGGACGAGCTCGCCAACATCAAGGGCGCGCTGCGCCGCCTGGAGCAGCTGGGCAAGCCGGTCGTGGCCGCCATCAACGGCGCCGCGCTCGGCGGCGGGCTGGAGATCTGTCTGGCGACGCACTACCGCATCGCGGCCGACGTGCGCGGCCTGAAGATCGGCCTGCCCGAGGTCAAGCTGGGCCTGCTGCCCGCCGGCGGCGGCGTCACCCGCACCGTGCGCATGTTCGGTCTGCAGAACGCGCTGATGCAGATCCTGCTGCAGGGCAACGAGTTCAACGCCACCAAGGCCAAGGAAGTCGGCCTGGTCAACGAGGTCGTCGGCTCCATCGAGGAACTGGTCCCCGCGGCCAAGGCGTGGATCAAGGCCAACCCGGACAAGGGCGTGCAGCCCTGGGACGTCAAGGGCTACAAGATCCCCGGCGGCACCCCGTCCACCCCGGCCTTCGCGGCGAACCTGCCCGCGTTCCCGGCCAACCTGCGCAAGCAGCTCAAGGGCGCGAACATGCCGGCCCCGCGGGCCATCATGTCCGCCGCGGTCGAGGGCGCGCAGGTCGATTTCGACAACGCGTCGCTGATCGAGTCCCGCTACTTCGTCGGCCTGCTGACCGGCCCGGTCGCGAAGAACATGATCCAGGCGTTCTTCTTCGACCTGCAGTCGATCAACAACGGCGGCTCCCGTCCGAACGATGTCCCGAAGAAGGACATCAAGAAGATCGGCGTGCTGGGCGCGGGCATGATGGGCGCGGGCATCGCCTACGTCTCGGCCAAGGCCGGCTACCAGGTCGTGCTCAAGGACGTCACCATCGAGGCGGCCGAGCGCGGCAAGAACTACTCCGAGAAGATCGAGGCCAAGGCCCTCTCGCGTGGCAAGACCACCGAGGAGAAGTCCAAGGCGCTGCTCGACCTGATCACCCCGGCCGCGGATCCCGAGGCCTTCGCCGGCGTCGATTTCGTCATCGAGGCCGTCTTCGAGAACACCGAGCTCAAGCACAAGGTGTTCCAGGAGATCGAGGACATCGTGGACGCGGACGCCCTGCTGGGCTCCAACACCTCGACCCTGCCGATCACCGGTCTCGCGGCCGGCGTGAAGCGCCAGGAAGACTTCATCGGCATCCACTTCTTCTCGCCGGTCGACAAGATGCCGCTGGTGGAGATCATCCGCGGTGAGAAGACCTCCGACGAGGCGCTGGCCCGGGTGTTCGACTACACCCTCGCGATCAAGAAGACCCCGATCGTGGTCAACGACAGCCGTGGCTTCTTCACCTCGCGCGTCATCGGCACCTTCGTCAACGAGGCGATCGCCATGCTCACCGAGGGCATCGACCCCTCGACCATCGAGCAGGCCGGTCTGCAGGCGGGCTACCCGGCCGCGCCGCTGCAGCTCTCGGATGAGCTGAACATGAAGCTCATGCTGAAGATCGCCAAGGAGACCGAGGAAGCGATCGCCAAGGGCGACGCGACCATGGGCCGCAAGCGGCACCCGGCGATCGACGTGATCGAGTACCTGGTGAACGAGGGTCGTCCGGGCCGCCTGGAGAAGGCTGGCTTCTACGAGTACGACGAGGCGGGCAAGCGCACCGGTCTGTGGCCGGGCCTGCGTGAGCACTTCAAGACCGTCGCCGGTTTCGGTGTGCCGATCCAGGATCTGATCGACCGCATGCTGTTCATCGAGGCGATCGAGACCCAGAAGTGCTTCGACGAGGGCGTGCTGACCACGACCGCCGACGCCAACATCGGCTCGATCTTCGGTATCGGCTACCCGGCGTGGACCGGTGGCGTGCACCAGTTCATCGTCGGTTACCCGGGCGGCCAGGAGGGCTTCGTGGCCCGGGCCGACGAGCTGGCCGCGAAGTACGGCGAGCGTTTCCAGGTGCCGGCCTCGCTGCGCAAGTAA
- a CDS encoding lytic polysaccharide monooxygenase, which translates to MGIRALSTAGAALGIALAVMPAGTASAHGYLSGPASRQAQCAAGSVSCGPVSYEPQSVEGPKGQKNCSAGLANFKELDDDSKPWAVHDVSGTVDFTWTLTALHRTASYEYYIGDKRVGFVDEGNEVPDSKTQTHKIDLSGFSGKQKLLAIWNIGDTVNAFYSCVDLNIGGGGSTPTTGPTTSAPAPTTGAPAPTTTAPAPTTTAPPSTPVTTQPNPAGTVWEPHASFKVGDEVIYQGKKYKCLQAHTAHDPNWTPANTPALWQSI; encoded by the coding sequence GTGGGTATTCGTGCCCTTTCTACCGCTGGTGCTGCCCTGGGTATCGCGCTCGCGGTCATGCCGGCCGGAACCGCGTCCGCGCACGGCTATCTGTCCGGCCCGGCCAGTCGTCAGGCCCAATGCGCCGCGGGCAGTGTTTCCTGCGGACCGGTGTCGTATGAGCCGCAAAGCGTCGAAGGCCCCAAGGGTCAGAAGAATTGCAGCGCCGGTCTGGCGAACTTCAAGGAACTGGACGACGACAGCAAGCCGTGGGCAGTCCACGATGTCAGCGGCACTGTCGATTTCACCTGGACGCTGACCGCGCTGCACCGCACCGCCAGCTATGAGTACTACATCGGCGACAAGCGCGTCGGGTTCGTCGACGAGGGTAACGAGGTGCCGGACTCGAAGACCCAGACGCACAAGATCGACCTGAGCGGCTTCAGCGGGAAGCAGAAGCTGCTGGCGATCTGGAACATCGGCGACACCGTCAACGCCTTCTACTCCTGCGTCGACCTGAACATCGGTGGCGGGGGATCGACGCCGACCACCGGGCCGACCACCTCGGCCCCCGCGCCCACCACCGGTGCGCCCGCGCCGACCACCACCGCGCCCGCGCCGACCACGACGGCGCCACCGAGCACTCCGGTGACCACCCAGCCGAACCCGGCGGGCACGGTCTGGGAGCCGCACGCTTCCTTCAAGGTCGGTGACGAAGTGATCTACCAGGGCAAGAAGTACAAGTGCCTGCAGGCGCACACCGCGCACGACCCGAACTGGACGCCGGCGAACACTCCGGCACTGTGGCAGTCGATCTGA
- a CDS encoding ammonium transporter, translating into MSSIDPAATAWLLISTALVLLMTPALAIFYGGMVRSTGVLNMLMMSFISIPLVTVVWLLAGYTLAFSEDAGGGLIGNLDHFALAGIDPNTVKGTVPELLFVTFQLTFAVLTAALVSGAIADRAKFAGWMAFVPLWTLAVYVPIAHWVWGPDGWLLKFGALDYAGGLVVEIASGASALALAIVLGPRVGFKVDAMRPHNLPFVLLGAGLLWFGWFGFNAGSALSANGTAAAVFLNTLVAGCLGMLGWLAVEQIRDGRPTTFGAASGVVAGLVAITPSCGSVNTLGALVVGLVAGVVCSFAVGWKFKAGYDDSLDVVGVHFVGGVVGTLLIGLLANQIMTGGVEGLFYGGGLAQLGKQLVGVLAVAAFAFTVSFVLGKIIDKTIGFRITKEDETAGIDFALHAETAYAEGVHGPSRLPATSGQT; encoded by the coding sequence GTGTCCTCGATCGATCCTGCGGCCACCGCCTGGCTGCTCATCAGCACCGCCCTGGTGTTGCTGATGACGCCTGCCCTGGCCATCTTCTACGGCGGAATGGTGCGCTCCACCGGCGTACTCAACATGCTGATGATGAGCTTCATCTCGATTCCGCTGGTGACGGTGGTCTGGCTGCTCGCCGGCTACACGCTGGCCTTCAGTGAGGACGCGGGCGGTGGCCTGATCGGCAATCTGGACCACTTCGCGCTGGCGGGCATCGACCCGAACACGGTGAAGGGCACGGTGCCGGAACTGCTGTTCGTCACCTTCCAGCTGACCTTCGCGGTCCTGACCGCGGCGCTGGTCTCCGGCGCGATCGCGGATCGGGCGAAGTTCGCCGGCTGGATGGCGTTCGTGCCGCTGTGGACGCTGGCGGTGTACGTGCCGATCGCGCACTGGGTGTGGGGTCCGGACGGCTGGCTGCTGAAGTTCGGCGCGCTCGACTACGCGGGCGGCCTGGTGGTCGAGATCGCCTCCGGCGCTTCGGCTTTGGCGCTGGCCATCGTGCTCGGGCCGCGCGTCGGCTTCAAGGTCGACGCGATGCGCCCGCACAACCTGCCGTTCGTGCTGCTCGGCGCCGGGCTGCTGTGGTTCGGCTGGTTCGGGTTCAACGCCGGTTCGGCGCTGTCGGCCAACGGCACCGCCGCGGCGGTATTCCTGAACACGCTGGTCGCGGGCTGTCTCGGCATGCTCGGCTGGCTCGCGGTGGAGCAGATCCGCGACGGCCGCCCGACCACCTTCGGCGCCGCCTCGGGTGTGGTGGCCGGTCTGGTCGCGATCACCCCGTCCTGCGGTTCGGTGAATACCCTGGGCGCGCTCGTCGTCGGCCTGGTGGCCGGCGTGGTGTGTTCCTTCGCGGTGGGCTGGAAGTTCAAGGCGGGCTACGACGATTCGCTCGACGTGGTCGGCGTGCACTTCGTCGGCGGCGTGGTCGGCACCCTCCTGATCGGCCTGCTCGCCAACCAGATCATGACCGGCGGCGTCGAGGGCCTGTTCTACGGCGGCGGCCTGGCCCAGCTCGGCAAGCAGCTGGTCGGCGTCCTCGCGGTCGCGGCCTTCGCCTTCACCGTCAGCTTCGTGCTCGGCAAGATCATCGACAAGACCATCGGCTTCCGCATCACCAAGGAAGACGAGACTGCGGGCATCGACTTCGCCCTGCACGCCGAAACCGCGTACGCCGAAGGCGTGCACGGGCCCTCCCGCCTCCCCGCGACTTCAGGCCAGACTTGA
- a CDS encoding acetyl-CoA C-acetyltransferase, which yields MTTEAYIYEAIRTPRGRGKKNGSLHSVKPIDLTVGLIQELRNRFPNLDEDQISDLILGVVSPVGDQGMDIARTAVTVAGLPDTVGGFQLNRFCASGLEAVNLAAQKVRSGFDDLVIAGGVESMSRVAMGSDGGAWALDPATNYDTYFVPQGVSADLIATIEGFSRDDVDAYAVRSQDLAAKATTGGYFAKSIVPVKDQNGLIVLDSDEHMRPGTTAADLGKLNPSFAMVGEMGGFDAVALQKYHFVEKINHVHHGGNSSGIVDGAALVLIGSEEAGKASGLTPRARVVATATSGADSTIMLTGPTPAAKKALAKAGLSIEDMDLVEINEAFASVVLKFQKDMNVPDEKLNVNGGAIAMGHPLGATGAMITGTMVDELERRNGRYALITLCIGGGMGVATIIERV from the coding sequence ATGACCACAGAGGCCTACATTTACGAGGCCATCCGCACCCCGCGCGGACGCGGCAAGAAGAACGGTTCGCTGCACTCGGTCAAGCCGATCGACCTGACCGTGGGTCTGATCCAGGAGCTGCGGAACCGTTTCCCGAACCTCGATGAGGACCAGATCTCGGACCTCATTCTCGGTGTGGTGAGCCCGGTCGGCGATCAGGGCATGGATATCGCCCGCACCGCTGTCACCGTGGCCGGCCTGCCCGACACCGTCGGCGGCTTCCAGCTGAACCGCTTCTGTGCCTCCGGCCTCGAGGCCGTCAACCTGGCCGCGCAGAAGGTGCGCTCCGGCTTCGACGACCTGGTCATCGCCGGTGGCGTCGAGTCGATGTCCCGCGTGGCCATGGGCTCCGACGGTGGCGCCTGGGCCCTGGACCCGGCCACCAACTACGACACCTACTTCGTCCCGCAGGGTGTCTCGGCCGACCTGATCGCGACCATCGAGGGCTTCTCCCGCGATGACGTCGACGCCTACGCCGTGCGCTCGCAGGACCTGGCCGCCAAGGCCACCACCGGCGGCTACTTCGCCAAGTCGATCGTGCCGGTCAAGGACCAGAACGGCCTGATCGTGCTGGACAGCGACGAGCACATGCGTCCCGGCACCACTGCCGCGGACCTGGGCAAGCTGAACCCGTCCTTCGCCATGGTCGGCGAAATGGGTGGCTTCGACGCGGTGGCGCTGCAGAAGTACCACTTCGTGGAGAAGATCAACCACGTGCACCACGGCGGCAACAGCTCCGGCATCGTCGACGGCGCCGCGCTCGTGCTGATCGGTTCGGAAGAGGCCGGCAAGGCCTCGGGCCTGACCCCCCGTGCCCGCGTCGTCGCGACCGCGACCTCCGGCGCCGACTCCACCATCATGCTGACCGGCCCGACCCCGGCCGCCAAGAAGGCGCTCGCCAAGGCCGGCCTGTCCATCGAGGACATGGACCTGGTCGAGATCAACGAGGCCTTCGCCTCCGTCGTGCTGAAGTTCCAGAAGGACATGAACGTCCCGGACGAGAAGCTGAACGTCAACGGCGGCGCCATCGCGATGGGCCACCCGCTGGGCGCCACCGGCGCGATGATCACCGGCACCATGGTCGACGAGCTGGAGCGCCGCAACGGTCGCTACGCGCTGATCACCCTGTGCATCGGCGGCGGCATGGGCGTCGCGACCATCATCGAACGCGTCTAA
- a CDS encoding neutral zinc metallopeptidase encodes MPYGPSGGAPRPPRKSGRGGVFTLLLAVIVLVTGGLVLVAVRSGDNSKPAVASEENPGSAEAGTNPLLTDQDATLLPAKCAYTPWSTEVGTARTFFETAASCLEGAWKPLLEQENLPFEAPTLNVSASTEGITTPCTGTTSSFAAFYCPANKTIYMPISQLQTEIFKNNWVVYLSVFAHEYGHHVQAMSGILRRANAERVDAGVRSARGLELSRRVELQAQCFNGMYLGSSNKGGTLSNAQMNVAKRDANGRGDGPTDARDHGTAENSGNWFELGVEKNRTFDCNTFTAPAGAVG; translated from the coding sequence ATGCCTTACGGTCCCTCCGGCGGAGCCCCGCGACCGCCGCGTAAGAGTGGTCGCGGTGGCGTGTTCACCCTGCTGCTCGCGGTGATCGTGCTGGTGACAGGCGGTTTGGTGCTGGTGGCGGTGCGCAGCGGTGACAACTCGAAGCCGGCCGTCGCGTCCGAGGAGAACCCGGGTTCCGCCGAAGCCGGCACCAACCCGCTGCTCACCGATCAGGACGCCACGCTGCTCCCGGCCAAGTGCGCGTACACCCCGTGGAGCACCGAGGTCGGCACCGCCCGCACGTTCTTCGAGACCGCCGCCTCCTGCCTGGAGGGCGCGTGGAAACCGCTGCTGGAGCAGGAGAATCTGCCCTTCGAAGCGCCGACGCTGAACGTCAGCGCCAGCACCGAGGGCATCACCACCCCGTGTACCGGCACCACCAGCAGTTTCGCCGCCTTCTACTGCCCGGCGAACAAGACCATCTACATGCCGATCAGCCAGCTGCAGACCGAGATCTTCAAGAACAACTGGGTGGTCTACCTGTCGGTGTTCGCGCACGAATACGGCCACCACGTGCAGGCCATGTCCGGAATCCTGCGCCGCGCCAACGCCGAACGCGTCGACGCGGGCGTCCGTAGCGCCCGCGGCCTGGAACTCTCGCGCCGCGTCGAACTGCAGGCCCAATGCTTCAACGGCATGTACCTGGGCTCGTCCAACAAGGGCGGCACACTGTCGAACGCCCAGATGAACGTGGCCAAGCGCGACGCCAACGGCCGCGGCGACGGCCCCACCGACGCCCGCGACCACGGCACGGCCGAGAACAGCGGCAACTGGTTCGAACTCGGCGTCGAGAAGAACCGCACCTTCGACTGCAACACCTTCACCGCGCCGGCCGGCGCCGTCGGCTGA